Proteins from a genomic interval of Scomber scombrus chromosome 11, fScoSco1.1, whole genome shotgun sequence:
- the rgs5b gene encoding regulator of G-protein signaling 5b, which translates to MCRGLDSLPITCLERAKELKALFGSLLQKSDHSITGQLKKSERLRLNVDEPLKWKESFEKLLTSQNGLCLFRAFLVSEFSEENIAFYLACEDFKATKSSKLAAKAKKIYDEFIGSDAPREVNLDHLTKAITKENMEQPSQSCFKQAQAKIYNLMEKDCYPRFLKSSTYLELSRKTKTG; encoded by the exons ATGTGCAGAGGACTCGACTCGCTGCCTATCACCTGCCTAGAGAG GGCAAAGGAGCTGAAAGCTTTGTTTGGAAGTTTACTGCAGAAGTCAGATCACAGCATCACTGGGCAGTTAAAGAAAAGTGAGAGGCTGAG GTTAAATGTTGATGAGCCTCTGAAATGGAAGGAGTCATTCGAGAAACTTCTGACCAGCCAAA ATGGACTGTGTTTATTCAGAGCCTTCCTCGTCTCAGAGTTTAGTGAGGAGAACATCGCCTTCTACTTAGCATGTGAGGACTTCAAGGCGACTAAATCTTCAAAACTGGCCGCCAAGGCTAAGAAAATCTACGATGAGTTCATTGGCTCAGATGCACCACGAGAG GTAAATCTTGACCATCTGACTAAAGCGATCACCAAGGAGAACATGGAGCAGCCCAGCCAGTCCTGTTTCAAACAGGCCCAGGCCAAAATCTACAACCTGATGGAGAAGGACTGCTACCCTCGTTTCCTGAAGTCCTCCACATACTTGGAGCTTAGCAGAAAGACCAAGACAGGCTAA